Genomic DNA from Streptomyces sp. PCS3-D2:
CCATCAGTGACCCTCCTCGGCCGACTCGAAGGACGCGAGGTAGGCGGCGAACTGGGCGCGCTCCTCGTCGACGAGCGCGTGCCCGTCCGCGTAGACGTTCTCGAAGATCGCCATGGTGTCCGGGTCGGGCATGGCGCGCACGGCCTCGCGCACGCGCTTGCCCATGGCCTCGCTCTCGGCCTCCAGCTCGGCGAAGAACGCCTCGTCGGCGCCGCCGGTGGCCAGCAGGTGGGCCTTCAGGCGCTGGATCGGGTCCTTGGACTCCCAGGCCGCCGTCTCCTCGTCCCGCCGGTACTTCGTCGGGTCGTCGGAGGTGGTGTGCGCGCCCATGCGGTACGTGTACGCCTCGACGAGGGTCGGGCCCTCGCCCCGGCGCGCCCGGTCCAGTGCCCAGCGGGTCACGGCCAGGCAGGCCAGGACGTCGTTGCCGTCGACACGGACACCGGGGAAGCCGAAGCCCTGCGCGCGCTGGTAGAGCGGCACGCGCATCTGGCGCTCGGTCGGCTCGGAGATCGCCCACTGGTTGTTCTGGCAGAAGAACACCACGGGGGAGTTGTAGACGGCGGAGAAGTTGAAGGCCTCCATCACGTCGCCCTGGCTCGACGCGCCGTCGCCGAAGTAGGCGATCACGGCCGCGTCCGCGCCGTCCTTGGCCACACCCATCGCGTACCCGGTCGCGTGGAGCGTCTGCGAGCCGATGACGATCGTGTAGAGGTGGAAGTTGTTGAGGTTGGGGTCCCAGCCGCCGTGGTTCACACCGCGGAACATCCCGAGCAGGTTGGTCGGGTCGACCCCGCGGCACCAGGCGACGCCGTGCTCGCGGTAGGTCGGGAAGACGTAGTCCGCGTCGTTCAGCGCCCGGCCGGAGCCGATCTGCGCGGCCTCCTGGCCGAGGAGCGAGGCCCACAGCCCCAGCTCGCCCTGGCGCTGCAGGGCGGTCGCCTCACCGTCGAAGCGGCGGGTCATGACCATGTCGCGGTACAGGCCGCGCAGGTCCTCTGTGGTGATGTCTGCGACGAAGGGGGCGAACTCCGCGTTCTCCGCGTTGTCGACCCGCTCCCCTTGGGGCGTCAGCAGCTGTACGAGCTGAGGTTCAGCGTCCTGCGTCTGCGCGGTGGCAGCGGCGGGCTTGGCGGCGCTCGCCGCACCTGCCGCCCGCTTGGTGCCGCTGCTGCGTCGCGGCTTGCGCGCGGCAGTGCTCTCCACGGTCACTTGTGCTCCTCCGTCGGTCCGGCACCCGGGTTCTCCGGGGTCCAGTGCGGCTCACCTGCGTCCGTGACGAGCGCACGGGGTGGGTGCGCATCGCGTTCGGGATTCAGGCGTGACAGGCGTCCCGGCGAGTGCCCTGCGCAATGCACGTTACCCAGTGCGCCGCATAACTGCGAAACCCCGTTTGACCTGCGTTTTTGCTTGGATTTCCAAGTAAATCCGCAGGAGCGGGAACAACCACTGGTCACAGCCTTGCAGGGGCCGGGAACAACGGCACGTTATCCCGGGTAACTCCGGCAGGGAAGGGGTTGGTGTGTGAAACTGACTTCGTGCGCGAAGACGGAAAAATCAAGGTATTCCTCCTGGACGACCACGAAGTGGTCCGTCGGGGCGTCCACGAGCTGCTGTCGGTCGAAGAGGACATCGAGATCGTCGGCGAGGCCGGCACGGCCGCCGACGCACTGGTCCGGATCCCCGCGACCCGCCCCGACGTGGCCGTCCTGGACGTCCGGCTGCCGGACGGCAGCGGGGTGGAAGTGTGCCGCGAGGTCCGCTCGCAGACCGAGGACGTCAAGTGCCTGATGCTGACCTCGTTCGCCGACGACGAGGCCCTCTTCGACGCGATCATGGCCGGTGC
This window encodes:
- the pdhA gene encoding pyruvate dehydrogenase (acetyl-transferring) E1 component subunit alpha produces the protein MTVESTAARKPRRSSGTKRAAGAASAAKPAAATAQTQDAEPQLVQLLTPQGERVDNAENAEFAPFVADITTEDLRGLYRDMVMTRRFDGEATALQRQGELGLWASLLGQEAAQIGSGRALNDADYVFPTYREHGVAWCRGVDPTNLLGMFRGVNHGGWDPNLNNFHLYTIVIGSQTLHATGYAMGVAKDGADAAVIAYFGDGASSQGDVMEAFNFSAVYNSPVVFFCQNNQWAISEPTERQMRVPLYQRAQGFGFPGVRVDGNDVLACLAVTRWALDRARRGEGPTLVEAYTYRMGAHTTSDDPTKYRRDEETAAWESKDPIQRLKAHLLATGGADEAFFAELEAESEAMGKRVREAVRAMPDPDTMAIFENVYADGHALVDEERAQFAAYLASFESAEEGH